The following are encoded together in the Ignavibacteriales bacterium genome:
- a CDS encoding glycosyltransferase family 2 protein, whose translation MNEPNKISVIIITKNENQNITDCLNSVKWADEIIIIDAESSDDTIELAKKFTDKVFIKKWNGYSDQKMYALSLAKNEWVLSLDADERITDELKNEIIFSDLSIADGYKISRANYFLGRLIRGCGWSHDYQLRLFRKSKTKVTERMVHEGFIVDGKISELKSSMLHYSYRNFHDAVNKINKYSTLEAQEKYQRKKVNGFTILLNPFIAFVQFFIFRKGFIDGTYGLLVSIMHAMTKMMMYMKMWELQKKQK comes from the coding sequence ATGAATGAGCCAAATAAAATTTCTGTAATTATCATTACAAAAAATGAAAATCAAAATATTACCGATTGCCTTAATTCTGTAAAATGGGCTGATGAAATCATCATCATTGATGCAGAAAGTTCGGACGATACAATAGAACTTGCAAAAAAATTTACTGATAAAGTTTTCATCAAAAAGTGGAATGGATATTCGGATCAGAAAATGTATGCGCTTTCATTAGCAAAGAATGAATGGGTTTTAAGTCTCGATGCCGATGAAAGAATTACTGATGAATTAAAAAATGAAATTATTTTTTCTGATCTTTCCATTGCTGACGGATATAAAATTTCGAGAGCTAATTATTTTTTAGGCAGACTTATTCGAGGCTGCGGCTGGAGTCACGATTATCAGTTAAGGTTATTTAGAAAATCAAAAACAAAAGTGACTGAAAGAATGGTACACGAAGGTTTTATCGTTGACGGGAAAATTTCTGAACTGAAATCTTCGATGCTTCATTATTCATATCGAAATTTTCATGATGCTGTGAATAAAATTAATAAGTACTCTACTCTTGAAGCACAAGAAAAATATCAGCGCAAAAAAGTAAATGGTTTTACAATCCTGCTAAATCCTTTTATCGCATTCGTACAGTTTTTTATTTTCAGAAAAGGATTTATTGATGGTACATATGGATTGCTCGTTTCCATTATGCATGCAATGACCAAGATGATGATGTACATGAAAATGTGGGAACTGCAGAAGAAACAAAAATGA
- a CDS encoding glycosyltransferase: MNTHKNICLITSGHSPLDERIFYKFGLTLLNAGYNVSVIASTKQLTDTIDGIKVYGFDGSAFSKPDKLIKFNKLLKETMPDLTICSEPLTIIAALRYKKQNPKLKIIYDITEWYPHQNMLNQFSGLKRTFFYQIYSLFNIYVSNRADHLIIGEKLKAIPYRFFAPFKKYTIISYYPSKKHFQYSPPPYSGKTFTLCYTGIISKERGFARFIELVKMTATDFPNKSFVIKIIGPFENEELRELMNSLSTLSNISIDYKDWVDYKNFSTELKSVDICIDLRDKNKVYNKSLPIKIFDYMACGKPVIYTKLDSLGEMRDKNQFGIFIENNDLQAAVNQVKEYLDSSLLLMSHSTFARKLFEGKYNWEILEPLLLNLIKNLLP; the protein is encoded by the coding sequence GTGAATACTCATAAAAATATCTGCCTGATTACTTCGGGACATTCTCCACTAGACGAAAGAATATTTTATAAATTCGGATTGACATTACTAAATGCTGGTTACAACGTTTCGGTTATTGCTTCAACAAAGCAGCTCACAGATACAATTGATGGAATTAAAGTTTATGGATTTGACGGATCTGCTTTTTCTAAACCTGATAAACTTATAAAGTTTAATAAACTCTTAAAAGAGACGATGCCCGACCTAACGATTTGCAGTGAGCCTTTAACAATCATTGCAGCACTAAGATACAAGAAACAAAATCCAAAGTTGAAAATCATTTACGATATAACTGAATGGTATCCCCACCAAAATATGTTGAATCAATTCTCAGGATTGAAGCGTACTTTTTTCTACCAGATATATTCACTGTTCAACATTTATGTTTCCAATCGAGCTGATCATTTAATTATAGGCGAAAAATTAAAAGCAATACCGTACAGATTTTTTGCACCTTTCAAGAAGTACACTATTATAAGTTATTACCCATCTAAAAAACATTTCCAGTATAGCCCCCCGCCATATAGTGGAAAAACTTTTACATTATGCTATACTGGAATTATTTCAAAAGAAAGAGGATTCGCCAGATTTATAGAATTAGTAAAAATGACTGCGACTGATTTTCCAAATAAATCATTTGTTATAAAAATTATTGGTCCTTTTGAAAATGAAGAACTTCGCGAACTCATGAATTCACTTTCAACTTTAAGTAATATATCGATTGATTATAAAGATTGGGTGGACTACAAAAACTTTTCAACCGAATTAAAATCGGTAGATATATGCATTGATTTACGTGATAAAAACAAAGTTTATAATAAATCACTTCCGATTAAAATATTTGATTATATGGCTTGCGGTAAGCCTGTGATTTATACCAAGCTTGATTCACTTGGAGAAATGAGAGATAAAAATCAATTTGGAATTTTTATAGAAAATAATGACCTACAAGCGGCTGTTAATCAAGTTAAAGAATATTTAGATAGTTCATTGCTGTTAATGTCACATTCAACCTTTGCAAGGAAATTATTCGAGGGAAAATACAATTGGGAAATTCTTGAACCACTTCTATTGAACCTCATTAAAAATCTTTTGCCCTAA
- the thyA gene encoding thymidylate synthase, with protein MREYLDLVKLVIDKGTRKSSRTGIDTISYFGAFYKVDLQNGFPLLTTKKVEWKSLLNEVLWYLSGEHHIKNLRQHTKIWDAWADENGLLQTAYGRFWRRYPVPEAKSILEGEVYVDDSHPFVHRESNGALTFDQIGWVINEISTNPNSRRLIINAWHPANAVISKLPPCHYTFAFNVNSGKLNCHLTQRSGDIALGIPFNLAAYSLLTQIIAQETNLQLGEFAHTIIDAHIYVADKGSVNEKFDHLAGLKLQLQREPLPLPKLKINMKPIDELKFDDFQLIDYQYHEKIKFEVAV; from the coding sequence ATGAGAGAATATCTCGATTTAGTCAAACTTGTAATTGACAAAGGAACACGCAAATCATCCCGAACAGGGATTGATACTATTTCTTACTTTGGCGCCTTTTATAAGGTTGATTTACAAAATGGTTTTCCATTATTAACAACCAAGAAAGTTGAATGGAAGTCTCTGCTTAATGAAGTTTTGTGGTATTTATCCGGTGAGCATCATATAAAAAATTTGAGACAACACACTAAAATCTGGGACGCCTGGGCGGATGAAAATGGACTGCTTCAAACAGCTTACGGTAGATTCTGGCGGCGTTATCCCGTACCCGAAGCAAAATCAATTCTTGAAGGAGAAGTTTATGTTGATGATTCTCATCCATTTGTTCATAGAGAATCTAACGGCGCACTAACATTTGATCAGATAGGGTGGGTGATCAATGAGATTAGTACTAATCCCAACTCACGCAGATTAATTATCAATGCATGGCATCCTGCAAATGCAGTCATTAGCAAGCTGCCCCCTTGTCATTATACTTTTGCATTCAATGTAAATTCCGGAAAATTAAATTGTCATTTAACTCAGCGAAGCGGCGATATTGCTTTGGGAATTCCTTTTAATCTTGCAGCTTATTCATTACTGACACAAATAATTGCTCAAGAAACGAATCTGCAGTTAGGTGAATTCGCTCATACAATTATTGATGCACATATTTATGTTGCTGACAAGGGGAGTGTAAATGAAAAGTTTGATCATCTTGCAGGATTAAAACTACAACTTCAAAGAGAACCCCTTCCATTGCCAAAATTGAAAATTAATATGAAGCCGATTGATGAATTAAAGTTTGATGATTTTCAATTGATTGATTATCAGTATCATGAGAAGATAAAGTTTGAGGTTGCTGTTTGA
- a CDS encoding methylmalonyl-CoA mutase family protein: MTDPNYLSKKEKYFNNAAAAKTTGMKFTSVSGEDVKVLYTPDDITHLNYLEEMNFPGEYPYTRGIHPNGYRGKIWTMRQFAGFGSPEDTNERFHYLLKNGQTGLSVAFDLPTLMGWDADAELSAGEVGICGVAVSSLQDMEILFDKIPLDKVSTSMTINSPAAMIFAFYLAVAQKQGVDLKSLRGTLQNDILKEYIAQKEFIYPPHPSMRIIVDMIEYCKNEVPQWNPVSVSGYHIREAGSTAVQELAYTLADGFAYIEACIERGMDVDEFAPRISFFFNSHLDFFEEIAKYRAARKIYAKRMKEKYGAKNPRSWWLRFHTQTAGCTLTAQQPENNIVRTAFQALAGVLGGTQSLHTNSMDETLALPSEKAVKIALRTQQLIAYETGVINTVDPLGGSYYVEALTDKMVKGANEIFEQIDSLGGVIPAIETGYFQKEIADAAYRYQKEVERKEKYIVGVNEFIETNEKVDIPILTISPEVQKRQIQRLSELKQSRNQQMVIDCLNEINQAAIDGKNLMPVFVKAAHNYITLGEMVSELKTVFGTYEEVSVF; encoded by the coding sequence ATGACAGATCCAAATTACCTTTCTAAAAAGGAAAAGTATTTTAATAATGCGGCTGCCGCTAAAACAACGGGAATGAAATTTACAAGTGTCAGCGGCGAGGATGTAAAAGTACTTTATACACCTGATGATATAACTCATTTGAATTATTTAGAGGAGATGAACTTCCCGGGGGAGTATCCTTATACAAGAGGAATCCATCCAAATGGTTATCGCGGAAAAATTTGGACGATGCGGCAATTTGCCGGGTTCGGATCGCCGGAGGATACTAATGAGCGATTTCATTATTTGCTCAAGAATGGTCAAACAGGATTATCTGTTGCTTTCGATTTACCTACTTTGATGGGATGGGATGCCGATGCAGAGTTGAGCGCTGGAGAAGTTGGTATTTGCGGTGTTGCTGTTTCTTCATTGCAGGACATGGAAATTCTTTTTGATAAAATACCACTTGATAAAGTCTCCACTTCAATGACAATCAATTCTCCGGCAGCAATGATTTTTGCGTTTTATCTTGCTGTGGCGCAAAAGCAGGGGGTTGATTTAAAAAGTTTACGAGGTACTTTGCAGAATGATATTTTAAAGGAGTATATCGCTCAAAAAGAATTTATTTACCCACCCCATCCTTCTATGCGCATTATTGTAGATATGATTGAATACTGCAAGAACGAAGTTCCGCAATGGAACCCTGTGTCTGTCAGCGGATATCATATACGTGAAGCCGGATCAACTGCTGTTCAGGAATTGGCTTATACACTTGCTGATGGCTTCGCTTACATCGAAGCGTGCATCGAACGGGGAATGGATGTTGACGAATTCGCACCTCGTATTTCATTTTTCTTTAATTCACATCTTGATTTTTTCGAAGAGATAGCTAAATACAGAGCTGCACGAAAAATTTATGCTAAAAGAATGAAAGAAAAATATGGTGCGAAAAATCCAAGAAGCTGGTGGTTAAGATTTCATACTCAAACTGCCGGCTGCACATTAACAGCACAGCAGCCTGAAAACAACATCGTGCGCACAGCGTTTCAGGCGCTTGCCGGCGTCCTTGGCGGTACGCAATCACTTCATACAAATTCGATGGATGAGACTCTTGCCCTTCCGAGCGAGAAGGCTGTTAAAATAGCATTACGTACTCAGCAGTTAATTGCTTATGAAACAGGTGTGATCAACACAGTTGATCCACTTGGCGGAAGCTATTATGTTGAAGCGTTGACTGATAAAATGGTGAAAGGCGCTAATGAGATTTTTGAGCAAATAGATTCTCTGGGTGGGGTTATTCCCGCAATTGAAACCGGGTATTTTCAAAAAGAAATTGCAGATGCAGCGTATCGTTACCAAAAAGAAGTTGAAAGGAAAGAAAAGTATATTGTAGGTGTAAATGAATTTATTGAAACGAACGAAAAAGTTGATATACCTATTCTAACCATCTCCCCCGAAGTGCAGAAGAGACAAATTCAAAGATTATCCGAATTAAAACAAAGTAGAAATCAGCAGATGGTAATTGATTGTCTAAATGAAATAAACCAGGCAGCTATTGATGGTAAAAACCTAATGCCTGTTTTTGTGAAAGCTGCCCATAATTATATTACACTTGGTGAAATGGTGAGCGAACTTAAAACAGTATTCGGTACTTATGAGGAAGTCTCGGTATTTTGA
- the mutL gene encoding DNA mismatch repair endonuclease MutL, with the protein MSLNKKINILPENIANKIAAGEVIQRPESAVKELLENSIDAGADSIEVVVKRAGKILIQVCDNGIGMSPEDAIDCIKKHATSKITIVEDLDNIRTLGFRGEALSSIAAVAQLEIRTERNDDEIGCLIKYEDSIGVVKEAGSFAKGTCVSVKNLFYNIPARRNFLRSDATELKHILDTFNKISLSHPQISFRFFNDDDLIFDYKSGTLEERIMQVFADNILDALIPVQEHTEYLNLKGYVSKPAYLKRSKGEQYVFLNNRYVISRQINHAVFSAYENILEKGDFPFFIIFIELDPKKVDVNVHPSKLEVRFDDEKDIYSFVRAVVRKGLGSFDLVPSLKFTESTNDGERTRFDKFTKTDVNDFSDRPVFEAKHSTAKSNFSDKEIDLIFSTIPDDILPAKPGEISTHPFEQANQNTEVKTEKSFPNSPVSEETPFIIQLHNKYILSQIKSGLMIIDQHVAHERILYEKVLNRLDANIPFSQQLLFPKTLELNPGTFGLLKEIYPILARLGFEVKFFSKQTIVIEGVPDDIKNGSEEVVLKEIIDEYISNSREKKLEETENIAKSYSCKAAIKAGDKLSDREMRLLIDQLFATSMPYICPHGRPIVVKISLDEFDRRFGRT; encoded by the coding sequence ATGAGCTTAAATAAAAAAATAAATATACTTCCCGAAAACATTGCCAATAAAATTGCAGCCGGCGAAGTAATACAGCGCCCGGAATCGGCAGTTAAGGAATTACTTGAAAATTCAATTGATGCCGGGGCTGATTCAATTGAGGTAGTTGTAAAACGTGCCGGAAAAATCCTGATTCAAGTTTGCGATAATGGAATCGGAATGTCGCCCGAAGACGCAATTGACTGTATTAAAAAACATGCAACAAGTAAAATTACAATCGTAGAAGATCTGGATAATATCAGAACGTTAGGTTTTCGGGGGGAGGCACTCAGTTCGATTGCTGCTGTTGCTCAACTTGAAATTCGTACTGAAAGAAATGATGATGAAATTGGCTGTTTAATTAAATATGAAGATTCAATCGGAGTAGTAAAAGAAGCGGGCTCATTTGCAAAAGGCACTTGTGTTTCTGTAAAAAATTTATTTTATAATATTCCTGCCAGACGAAATTTTTTAAGGAGTGATGCGACTGAATTAAAACACATTTTAGATACTTTTAATAAAATTTCATTAAGCCATCCGCAAATATCATTTCGATTTTTTAACGATGATGATTTAATTTTTGATTATAAATCCGGAACTTTAGAAGAAAGAATAATGCAAGTGTTTGCAGATAATATTCTTGATGCTTTAATACCTGTTCAGGAGCATACAGAATATTTGAATTTGAAAGGATATGTAAGTAAGCCGGCTTATCTAAAAAGAAGTAAAGGCGAACAGTATGTTTTCTTAAATAACCGTTATGTTATAAGCAGACAAATAAATCATGCTGTTTTTTCGGCTTATGAAAACATTCTTGAAAAGGGCGATTTCCCGTTCTTCATAATATTTATTGAACTTGACCCCAAAAAGGTTGATGTTAATGTTCATCCTTCAAAGCTTGAAGTGAGGTTTGATGATGAAAAAGATATTTATAGTTTTGTTCGTGCTGTTGTTAGAAAAGGACTCGGTTCTTTTGATCTAGTGCCTTCACTAAAATTTACAGAAAGTACTAACGATGGAGAGCGAACCCGCTTCGACAAATTTACTAAAACCGACGTGAATGATTTTTCCGATCGTCCTGTCTTTGAAGCAAAGCATTCGACTGCCAAATCCAATTTCAGCGATAAAGAAATTGATCTGATATTCAGCACAATTCCGGATGACATTTTACCTGCTAAACCGGGAGAAATTTCTACCCATCCCTTTGAGCAGGCAAATCAAAATACTGAAGTAAAAACTGAAAAATCTTTCCCAAATTCACCGGTGAGTGAGGAAACTCCATTCATTATTCAGCTTCATAATAAGTATATCCTATCGCAAATTAAATCCGGACTTATGATTATTGATCAGCATGTTGCACATGAAAGAATTTTATATGAAAAAGTTCTAAACAGACTTGACGCTAATATTCCTTTTTCTCAACAATTACTATTTCCGAAAACACTTGAATTAAATCCGGGTACTTTTGGATTATTGAAAGAGATTTATCCAATATTAGCAAGGCTGGGGTTCGAGGTTAAATTTTTTAGCAAGCAAACAATTGTTATTGAAGGTGTCCCGGATGATATAAAAAATGGTTCAGAAGAAGTTGTGTTAAAGGAAATAATTGATGAGTATATCTCGAACTCGCGTGAGAAAAAACTTGAGGAAACTGAAAACATTGCCAAGTCTTATTCTTGTAAAGCAGCTATTAAGGCTGGGGATAAATTAAGTGACCGCGAAATGCGCCTATTGATTGATCAACTTTTTGCTACCTCCATGCCTTATATTTGTCCGCATGGAAGACCAATAGTTGTTAAAATTTCTCTTGATGAATTTGATCGAAGATTTGGTAGAACTTAA
- a CDS encoding dihydrofolate reductase, with translation MKKIIIAAIAKNGVIGRADKQMPWHDSEEFKHFKRTTFGYPIIMGRKTFESLGKPLIGRLNIVITKNLDWKCNYPEVLVLTSLESAIKHCENSHYEKIFITGGGQLYKQAILIADEMILSFMNFEAKGEVFFPAIDESNWIINKREPKENFEIVTYIRK, from the coding sequence TTGAAAAAAATTATCATTGCGGCAATTGCCAAAAATGGTGTAATAGGTCGGGCTGATAAACAAATGCCCTGGCATGATTCCGAGGAGTTTAAACATTTTAAGCGTACTACTTTTGGTTACCCAATTATCATGGGGCGGAAAACTTTTGAGTCGCTTGGTAAACCTTTAATTGGAAGATTAAATATTGTAATTACTAAAAACTTGGATTGGAAATGTAATTATCCTGAAGTTTTGGTTTTGACTTCACTTGAATCTGCAATTAAACATTGTGAAAACAGTCACTATGAAAAAATATTTATTACCGGCGGCGGACAATTATATAAGCAGGCTATTTTGATTGCCGATGAGATGATTCTATCTTTTATGAATTTCGAAGCTAAAGGCGAAGTGTTCTTTCCGGCAATTGATGAATCAAACTGGATAATAAACAAAAGAGAACCGAAAGAAAATTTTGAAATTGTAACCTACATTAGAAAATAA
- a CDS encoding glycosyltransferase family 4 protein, which translates to MNVVITNDAVNIAGGENYALYLAEGLRERNHKVIIAPLKNSALADEARERKFLVYEIPYGLKGREFNAVKVLYNFLRKEKIDIVHSNSNLDRTIAAFAGKFIGAKNFTTVHSCLSISRNVTHRFRNKFLIDRFTPVGFSTKDILINMDLIPEEKISVVHIGLPPAQFVYSSEGRRKIRNEFSIKDEEILIGTVSRLVEFKGHSNLINAFKDASLKNQKLKLLIVGSGELEAELKTNRKFSVGGQNHFYRE; encoded by the coding sequence ATGAACGTTGTCATAACTAACGACGCTGTCAATATTGCCGGTGGTGAAAACTATGCGCTTTATCTTGCCGAAGGATTAAGAGAACGAAATCACAAGGTCATTATAGCACCGTTAAAAAATTCTGCATTAGCCGACGAAGCACGTGAGCGTAAATTTTTAGTTTATGAAATTCCATATGGACTTAAGGGCAGGGAATTCAATGCAGTAAAAGTTTTATACAATTTTCTTCGAAAAGAAAAAATTGACATAGTCCATTCTAATTCAAATTTGGATAGAACTATCGCAGCCTTCGCTGGAAAATTTATTGGAGCTAAAAATTTTACTACCGTTCATTCTTGCTTATCTATTAGCCGAAATGTAACTCATCGCTTTAGAAATAAATTCTTGATTGATCGCTTCACTCCGGTTGGATTTTCTACGAAAGATATTTTGATAAACATGGATTTAATCCCTGAAGAAAAAATATCTGTGGTGCATATTGGCTTACCACCGGCTCAATTTGTTTATTCGAGTGAAGGCAGAAGAAAAATTCGAAATGAATTTTCGATTAAAGATGAAGAAATACTTATAGGAACGGTTTCCCGGTTAGTTGAATTTAAAGGACATTCTAATTTAATAAACGCTTTTAAGGATGCTTCTTTAAAAAATCAAAAGCTAAAATTGCTGATTGTTGGATCAGGTGAACTTGAGGCGGAATTAAAAACAAACCGCAAATTTTCAGTTGGAGGACAAAATCATTTTTACCGGGAATAG
- a CDS encoding glycerate kinase, protein MPADKRKPLKLNSKGLGELLLQIKSDVEKEKLNCDSIYLGIGGTGTVDFGLGMCSKLGLQISDFYKKEMDVLPENYFRMGEIYPPNKTLPFNIICVVDVQNQLIGQDGAVIKFASQKGASPSDIKLLELGFSKILNILQTKNLIGNEKSFSGAGGGIAAALQIFYNAKIIQAKDFILNLLDVKMEIDHSEIIITGEGKFDSQSLLGKGAYSIAEYALQKNKKVFFVCGKSEMKAGNFDNDNFSIIELSNFMSSENESIQNINRGISLACELIRSKL, encoded by the coding sequence ATTCCTGCCGACAAGAGAAAACCTTTAAAGCTTAACTCAAAAGGATTAGGAGAGCTTCTTTTACAAATTAAATCAGATGTAGAAAAAGAAAAACTAAATTGTGACTCAATTTATCTTGGTATTGGCGGCACCGGCACAGTTGATTTCGGACTTGGTATGTGTTCAAAACTCGGGTTACAAATATCTGATTTTTATAAAAAAGAAATGGATGTACTCCCTGAAAATTATTTCCGCATGGGTGAAATTTATCCGCCGAACAAGACTTTGCCATTTAATATTATTTGTGTTGTTGACGTTCAGAATCAATTGATAGGACAGGATGGGGCAGTGATAAAATTTGCCTCACAGAAAGGCGCATCACCGTCAGATATTAAATTGTTAGAACTTGGGTTTAGTAAAATTCTAAACATCCTTCAAACGAAAAACTTGATAGGGAATGAAAAATCTTTTTCCGGGGCAGGTGGAGGAATTGCTGCGGCACTTCAAATATTTTATAATGCGAAAATTATACAAGCCAAAGATTTTATTCTTAATTTGCTCGATGTGAAGATGGAGATTGATCATTCGGAAATTATAATTACCGGTGAAGGCAAGTTCGATTCACAAAGTTTACTCGGCAAAGGTGCATACTCAATTGCAGAATATGCCTTACAAAAAAATAAAAAGGTTTTTTTTGTCTGTGGTAAATCTGAAATGAAAGCCGGCAATTTTGATAATGACAATTTCTCTATTATAGAGTTGAGCAATTTTATGAGTTCAGAAAACGAATCAATTCAAAATATAAATCGGGGTATTTCTTTAGCATGTGAGCTAATCCGGTCTAAACTTTGA
- a CDS encoding glycerate kinase, whose product MSIKILIAPDSFKECIDSISLAALIEDEFKKFNNYELKSKPISDGGDGFLNVCKNYFQLEEVKYSVSTAYNEDIMICQIGYDKIRRNIFIESADVLGLKKFLPTRENL is encoded by the coding sequence ATGTCCATTAAAATATTGATCGCACCCGATTCGTTTAAGGAATGTATTGACTCAATTTCGCTGGCAGCGCTTATTGAAGATGAATTTAAAAAGTTTAATAACTATGAACTGAAATCAAAACCAATTTCTGACGGCGGAGATGGATTTCTGAATGTTTGTAAAAATTACTTTCAACTTGAAGAAGTTAAATATTCAGTCTCAACAGCTTATAATGAAGACATAATGATTTGCCAAATTGGATATGATAAGATTAGAAGAAATATTTTTATAGAATCGGCTGATGTACTCGGACTAAAAAAATTCCTGCCGACAAGAGAAAACCTTTAA
- a CDS encoding oligosaccharide flippase family protein — MKEKKAGLSESTFWYTLGNLLIRSVSFLLLPLYSNLISTDDFGRYSLLMAFYTIAAVFYQGGLTSALTKFYLDSEDDKQRSKIFSTVVNLILLIGVSLTILAAAFSTNLSNLILGSDKFSGLVLLTVFSLFIDSFVTTVLQLLKTKELSRKAVSFSAISAITNLLLNILLVYYLGWGIVGIIAAQLISALFVLLILIPTIRKEYSFTIETPIVKSILAFSYPLIAAGILSTAVDVIDRFIINYYFGEETTGIYSFSYKIALVMNVFVISMRTAWTPYSIRLFRTGNYADDYGKVLTKIIAVSSIIFLATSLLAGDLFNFTFNGKYLFNPSYQGGVIIIPIVLIAYGFNALAGFYAIYPFIIGKSSYFFYVDLLALIFNLVFNYLLIPKYGIVGAAIATLISYCAGFMFFFSISHKKMQINYQLNKILQSLFVTGIAYVICNQLDKIYFDIIFVAIVVYIFKRITSLDFRFGK, encoded by the coding sequence ATTAATTAGATCGGTTAGTTTTTTACTCCTTCCTCTTTATTCCAACTTAATTTCAACTGACGACTTCGGCAGGTATTCTTTACTGATGGCTTTTTATACTATCGCGGCAGTTTTTTATCAGGGAGGGTTAACGTCAGCACTAACTAAGTTTTATTTGGACTCGGAGGATGATAAACAGAGAAGCAAAATATTCTCTACAGTGGTGAATTTAATACTGTTGATTGGTGTTTCATTAACAATTTTAGCCGCTGCATTTTCTACTAATCTTTCAAATTTGATTTTAGGTTCGGATAAATTTTCGGGATTAGTTCTGCTTACTGTTTTCAGTTTGTTCATTGATAGTTTTGTTACTACAGTTCTTCAACTATTAAAGACGAAAGAACTTTCACGAAAAGCGGTATCATTCTCAGCTATTTCTGCCATCACGAATTTGTTACTGAACATTTTACTTGTTTATTATTTAGGATGGGGGATAGTAGGAATTATAGCAGCACAATTAATATCAGCTTTATTTGTATTATTAATATTAATACCGACAATTAGAAAAGAATACTCGTTCACTATCGAAACTCCAATTGTAAAAAGCATTTTAGCTTTTTCTTATCCTTTAATTGCTGCTGGAATTTTATCAACAGCAGTTGATGTAATTGACAGATTTATTATCAACTATTATTTCGGGGAGGAAACCACAGGTATTTACAGCTTCTCTTACAAAATTGCGCTGGTAATGAATGTCTTTGTCATTTCAATGAGGACAGCGTGGACCCCATATTCTATTAGATTATTCAGGACGGGTAATTATGCTGATGATTACGGCAAAGTACTGACAAAAATTATTGCAGTATCTTCAATTATATTTCTTGCAACTTCCCTGTTAGCCGGTGATTTATTCAACTTTACTTTCAACGGTAAATATTTATTCAATCCATCATATCAGGGTGGGGTGATAATAATCCCGATCGTGCTTATCGCTTATGGCTTTAATGCTTTAGCCGGCTTTTACGCAATCTATCCATTTATTATAGGAAAAAGTTCCTATTTCTTTTATGTTGATTTGTTAGCTTTGATTTTTAACCTTGTGTTCAATTATCTATTAATACCTAAGTATGGAATTGTTGGAGCTGCAATTGCAACACTGATAAGTTACTGTGCAGGATTTATGTTTTTCTTTTCAATATCACACAAAAAGATGCAGATAAATTACCAGCTAAATAAAATCTTGCAATCATTGTTTGTAACAGGAATTGCTTATGTTATCTGCAATCAGTTAGATAAAATTTATTTTGATATAATCTTTGTGGCAATTGTTGTTTACATATTCAAGAGAATTACTTCACTTGATTTTCGCTTTGGTAAATAA
- a CDS encoding glycosyltransferase, translated as MEDKIIFTGNRKDISDILSAIDIFAQTSIDNGGETFPVSILEAISVGLPIIASNVGDIKYLVRNENGILLQPGNVLQISDSILKLSSNQSLIEKYKSASRKLFENEYTVGRMVNKIESLYLEELKKDVH; from the coding sequence TTGGAGGACAAAATCATTTTTACCGGGAATAGAAAAGATATTTCCGATATACTTTCTGCAATAGATATCTTTGCACAAACTTCAATTGATAATGGAGGGGAGACATTTCCTGTGTCAATTCTCGAAGCTATTTCAGTCGGGCTTCCGATTATTGCAAGTAATGTCGGTGATATTAAATATCTCGTTCGAAATGAAAATGGAATTTTGCTTCAGCCGGGAAATGTTTTGCAGATATCGGACTCAATCTTAAAACTTTCTTCTAATCAAAGCTTGATCGAAAAATATAAATCAGCTTCGAGAAAATTGTTTGAAAATGAATATACTGTCGGGCGAATGGTAAATAAAATTGAATCACTTTATTTAGAAGAACTAAAAAAAGATGTCCATTAA